In Acropora muricata isolate sample 2 chromosome 11, ASM3666990v1, whole genome shotgun sequence, one DNA window encodes the following:
- the LOC136889436 gene encoding bone morphogenetic protein receptor type-1B-like → MSSNLVISFPAERIECMYGNTEWGLMSGRCMAISGCFTLLKELQDDNVERNHKRGQPLSEAEEDGNGQSRLCSIVGKEQGREASDLSGKSGGLSPFVQITIAKQLNLMQFIGSGKYGEVWHAKWRDRDVAVKVFPSHCETSWKRETDIYATVSLRHDYILGFIASDISSGADQQTNMCIITDYHPKGSLQNYLKGHTLSASAVIKLALSAAEGLCYLHTEIQGTCGKPAIAHRDIKSQNILVKENLTCCLADFGLAIKYSSDWEEIGVTSNEAVGTPIYMAPEVLGGTLNCNNFGAHKMADMYSFGLVLWEIIRRYCYDGKNLFSLAVSLSEGVLSGTT, encoded by the exons ATGTCATCTAATCTGGTGATTTCCTTTCCAGCAGAGAGGATTGAATGTATGTATGGAAATACAGAGTGGGGGCTGATGTCAGGAAGATGTATGGCCATTTCTGGCTGCTTCACATTGCTCAAGGAGTTGCAAGATGACAATGTTGAAAGAAA CCACAAAAGAGGGCAGCCTCTATCCGAGGCCGAAGAAGACGGAAACGGCCAGTCTCGTCTTTGTTCCATCGTTGGCAAAGAACAAGGCAGGGAAGCAAGTGACTTGTCTGGCAAGAGTGGTGGACTTTCTCCTTTT GTACAGATAACAATTGCCAAGCAACTCAATCTAATGCAGTTTATTGGTAGTGGAAAGTATGGAGAAGTGTGGCACGCAAAATGGCGAGACAGGGATGTTGCAGTGAAGGTATTCCCTTCACACTGCGAAACTTCTTGGAAGAGAGAAACAGATATCTACGCTACAGTTTCACTTCGACATGACTACATTTTAGGTTTTATAGCTTCGGATATCTCGAGCGGAGCCGATCAACAGACGAACATGTGCATAATTACCGATTACCACCCGAAAGGTTCATTACAAAACTACTTAAAGGGCCACACCCTATCAGCAAGCGCTGTGATTAAGCTAGCCCTATCAGCCGCGGAAGGTCTCTGTTACCTTCACACTGAAATCCAAGGCACATGTGGCAAACCTGCGATTGCACATCGTGATATTAAGAGCCAAAACATTCTTGTAAAGGAAAATCTTACTTGCTGTTTGGCAGATTTCGGACTCGCTATAAAGTACTCGTCCGATTGGGAAGAAATCGGTGTAACGTCAAATGAGGCTGTTGGAACACCGATTTATATGGCGCCAGAAGTCTTGGGTGGTACACTCaattgtaataattttggtgCTCACAAGATGGCGGATATGTATTCATTTGGACTGGTGTTGTGGGAAATCATCCGTAGATATTGTTATGATGGTAAGAATTTGTTTTCACTTGCCGTGAGTTTATCTGAAGGAGTGCTTTCCGGTACCACATGA